In the Hordeum vulgare subsp. vulgare chromosome 7H, MorexV3_pseudomolecules_assembly, whole genome shotgun sequence genome, one interval contains:
- the LOC123408673 gene encoding zinc finger BED domain-containing protein RICESLEEPER 3-like translates to MLVLHDYPLSMVDHVGFRRFVAALQPLFKLHTRNTIRGDIAGRYKIERKKAIEYMSMIQSRVAVTNNMWASHSKKKEYMAITTHFIDESWMLRNIFMRFIYVPTPHNAKVIAEMLYESSVEWNHDEKLLTVTVDNCNVNNKAVEEIMLTQQKLASGLTFKAFKRGCRI, encoded by the exons ATGTTGGTGTTGCATGATTATCCCTTGTCTATGGTAGACCATGTTGGTTTTAGGAGATTTGTTGCTGCCCTTCAACCATTATTCAAGCTTCACACAAGAAATACTATTCG AGGTGACATCGCGGGAAGATACAAAATAGAAAGGAAGAAGGCCATCGAGTACATGAGTATGATCCAATCAAGAGTTGCAGTCACCAACAATATGTGGGCCTCTCATAGCAAGAAGAAGGAATATATGGCTATCACAACACATTTCATTGATGAGTCTTGGATGCTAAGGAATATTTTCATGAG GTTTATTTATGTTCCAACACCACATAATGCGAAGGTTATAGCTGAGATGCTTTATGAGTCATCGGTGGAATGGAATCATGACGAGAAGCTCTTAACCGTGACAGTTGATAATTGCAATGTCAACAACAAGGCAGTTGAGGAGATT ATGCTCACACAACAGAAACTAGCTTCTGGACTTACCTTCAAGGCATTCAAGAGGGGATGCAG GATTTAA